In the Streptomyces sp. NBC_00525 genome, one interval contains:
- a CDS encoding endonuclease/exonuclease/phosphatase family protein, with translation MRISTPRSVLLAGAVAVTLSATALPAAFAAPSSSAVISEVYGGGGNSGATLTRDFVELANAGSAAYDLAGLSVQYLPGAPSAGSQWQVTALTGAVAPGGRYLVAQAEGAGGTVALPAADATGKVAMSASSGTVALVSGTTALTCKTAADCAADARVVDLVGYGTAVVREGSGPAKGASATASVARAATLADTDDNAADLTAAAPTPVNAAGESAGGGEGPGDPDNPTEPGTVRVHDIQGSTRVSPLDGREVIGVPGVVTAVRASGSRGFWIQDTAPDADPRTGEGVFVYTGSTAPAVSVGDSVLVSGVVDEYYPSATAQSVTEITKPRITVLSSGNALPAPVVLDAGAVPSAYVPSAGGGSIDALPLEPSVYALDLYESLEGSRVEIADTRVTGATTKYHEVWVTVEPEQNPTRRGGTLYASYADQNAGRLKVMSLDPAAPVPTANVGDVLSGTTAGVLGYDSYGGYNVQATELGTLTDNGLRREVTRRQKGKELAVATYNVENLDALDDQAKFDTLAAGVAVNLSSPDIVSLEEIQDDNGAVNDGTVGSEATLKRFTDAIVAAGGPRYAWRYVAPQDGRDGGEPGGNIRNVFLFNPERVDFVDRAGGDATTAVEAVRTRKGVALSVSPGRIAPTSDAWDDSRKPLVGEFRFHGRSVFVVGNHFASKGGDQPLHGRYQEPVRGSETKRVQQAKQVNTFVKSLLAADKSARVVVLGDLNDFAFSPTVGALTSGKVLKPLITTLPVNERYSYVYEGNSQTLDHILTSPGVRRFDYDVVHINAEFADQASDHDPQIVRIDVNAPSHGNGHGNGHGHGHGHGHGHGHGHGKGHGHR, from the coding sequence GTGCGCATATCCACACCCCGTTCCGTCCTGCTGGCCGGCGCGGTAGCCGTGACGCTCTCGGCGACCGCGCTGCCCGCCGCCTTCGCGGCCCCGTCCTCGTCCGCCGTGATCTCCGAGGTGTACGGGGGCGGCGGGAACTCCGGTGCGACGCTGACCCGTGACTTCGTCGAGCTGGCCAACGCCGGCTCCGCCGCGTACGACCTCGCCGGCCTCAGCGTCCAGTACCTGCCCGGCGCCCCCTCGGCGGGCTCGCAGTGGCAGGTGACGGCGCTGACCGGCGCGGTGGCGCCCGGCGGCCGGTATCTCGTCGCCCAGGCGGAGGGCGCCGGGGGCACGGTCGCCCTGCCCGCCGCGGACGCCACCGGCAAGGTCGCGATGTCGGCGAGCAGCGGCACCGTCGCCCTGGTCTCCGGGACCACGGCGCTGACCTGCAAGACGGCCGCCGACTGCGCCGCCGACGCCCGCGTCGTGGACCTGGTCGGCTACGGCACCGCGGTCGTCCGGGAGGGCAGCGGACCGGCCAAGGGCGCATCGGCCACCGCCTCCGTGGCGCGCGCGGCCACCCTCGCGGACACCGACGACAACGCCGCCGACCTCACCGCGGCCGCCCCGACCCCGGTCAACGCGGCCGGGGAGAGCGCGGGCGGCGGCGAGGGTCCCGGCGACCCGGACAACCCCACCGAGCCCGGCACCGTACGGGTGCACGACATCCAGGGCAGCACGCGGGTCTCCCCGCTGGACGGCCGCGAGGTCATCGGCGTGCCCGGCGTCGTCACGGCGGTGCGCGCCTCCGGGTCGCGCGGCTTCTGGATCCAGGACACCGCCCCGGACGCGGACCCGCGCACCGGCGAGGGCGTCTTCGTCTACACCGGCTCCACCGCCCCGGCGGTCTCGGTGGGCGATTCGGTGCTGGTCAGCGGTGTCGTGGACGAGTACTACCCGTCGGCCACCGCCCAGTCCGTCACGGAGATCACCAAGCCCAGGATCACCGTCCTGTCCTCCGGCAACGCGCTGCCCGCCCCGGTGGTGCTGGACGCCGGAGCGGTGCCGTCCGCCTATGTGCCCTCGGCCGGCGGCGGCTCGATCGACGCACTGCCCCTGGAGCCGTCGGTGTACGCGCTCGACCTGTACGAGTCCCTGGAGGGCAGCCGGGTCGAGATCGCCGACACGCGGGTGACGGGCGCGACGACCAAGTACCACGAGGTCTGGGTGACCGTGGAGCCGGAGCAGAACCCGACCCGGCGCGGCGGCACGCTGTACGCCTCGTACGCCGACCAGAACGCGGGCCGGCTCAAGGTCATGTCGCTGGACCCGGCCGCGCCGGTGCCCACCGCGAACGTGGGCGACGTGCTGTCCGGCACCACGGCGGGCGTCCTGGGCTACGACTCGTACGGCGGCTACAACGTCCAGGCCACCGAGCTCGGCACGCTCACCGACAACGGGCTGCGGCGCGAGGTGACGCGCCGGCAGAAGGGCAAGGAGCTGGCGGTCGCCACGTACAACGTGGAGAACCTCGACGCGCTCGACGACCAGGCGAAGTTCGACACCCTGGCCGCGGGCGTCGCGGTCAACCTGTCCTCGCCCGACATCGTGTCCCTGGAGGAGATCCAGGACGACAACGGCGCGGTGAACGACGGCACGGTCGGCTCCGAGGCCACGCTGAAGCGGTTCACGGACGCGATCGTCGCGGCGGGCGGCCCGCGCTACGCCTGGCGCTATGTCGCCCCGCAGGACGGGCGGGACGGCGGCGAGCCCGGCGGCAACATCCGCAACGTGTTCCTCTTCAACCCGGAGCGGGTGGACTTCGTGGACCGCGCGGGCGGCGACGCGACGACCGCCGTCGAGGCCGTACGGACCCGCAAGGGCGTCGCGCTCTCGGTGTCGCCCGGCCGGATCGCGCCCACGAGCGACGCCTGGGACGACAGCCGCAAGCCGCTGGTCGGCGAGTTCCGCTTCCACGGGAGGTCCGTCTTCGTCGTCGGCAACCACTTCGCGTCCAAGGGCGGCGACCAGCCGCTGCACGGCCGCTACCAGGAGCCGGTGCGCGGCTCGGAAACCAAGCGCGTCCAGCAGGCGAAGCAGGTCAACACCTTCGTCAAGTCGCTGCTCGCGGCGGACAAGTCGGCGCGGGTCGTGGTCCTCGGCGACCTCAACGACTTCGCGTTCTCACCCACCGTCGGCGCGCTGACCTCCGGCAAGGTCCTCAAGCCGCTGATCACCACGCTGCCGGTGAACGAGCGGTACAGCTATGTGTACGAGGGCAACTCGCAGACCCTCGACCACATCCTGACCAGTCCGGGGGTGCGCCGCTTCGACTACGACGTGGTGCACATCAACGCGGAGTTCGCCGACCAGGCGAGCGACCACGACCCGCAGATCGTCCGCATCGACGTGAACGCCCCGAGCCACGGCAACGGGCACGGAAACGGCCATGGCCACGGGCACGGGCACGGGCACGGGCACGGGCACGGGCACGGAAAGGGTCACGGGCACCGCTGA
- a CDS encoding nuclear transport factor 2 family protein has protein sequence MTTYDDAVQRYFAAWNAGSDELEKAVAAAFTAEATYTDPLADVRGHERLAATIAGAREQFPGFVFRPLGAVDGHHALARFGWELVAPDGSAPVAGFDVAALAEDGRIASVSGFLDRVPAV, from the coding sequence ATGACCACGTACGACGACGCCGTGCAGCGCTACTTCGCCGCCTGGAACGCCGGCTCCGACGAGCTGGAGAAGGCCGTCGCCGCCGCGTTCACCGCCGAGGCCACGTACACCGACCCGCTGGCCGACGTCCGGGGCCACGAGCGGCTGGCCGCCACGATCGCCGGGGCGCGGGAGCAGTTTCCGGGCTTCGTCTTCCGGCCGCTCGGCGCGGTGGACGGGCACCACGCACTGGCGCGGTTCGGCTGGGAGCTGGTCGCGCCGGACGGCTCGGCGCCCGTCGCCGGCTTCGATGTGGCGGCCCTGGCGGAGGACGGCCGGATCGCCTCGGTGAGCGGCTTCCTGGACCGGGTGCCCGCCGTGTGA
- a CDS encoding DUF5709 domain-containing protein, producing the protein MDDADRGDEVYQPQQQSQAADPIEQLDTEDTLDDPDVDDVLDRGYSPPERPYAVDDVGTTAAEQHRGESLESRLARELPEDGAPPGDGVGDVVDGDGEPWDGEVGTVRAGRLTRDLDIDEPDSTAGEDVGIDGAAASAEEAAVHIVADGPDRV; encoded by the coding sequence ATGGATGATGCCGACCGGGGCGACGAGGTCTACCAGCCCCAGCAGCAGTCGCAGGCGGCCGACCCGATCGAGCAGCTCGATACGGAGGACACCCTCGACGACCCGGACGTGGACGACGTCCTGGACCGGGGGTACTCGCCGCCGGAGCGCCCGTACGCCGTGGACGACGTGGGCACCACCGCCGCCGAGCAGCACCGGGGCGAGAGCCTGGAGAGCCGGCTCGCCCGCGAGCTGCCCGAGGACGGCGCCCCGCCCGGGGACGGGGTGGGCGATGTCGTGGACGGGGACGGTGAGCCGTGGGACGGCGAGGTCGGCACGGTCCGCGCCGGGCGGCTGACCCGCGATCTGGACATCGACGAGCCGGACAGCACCGCCGGCGAGGACGTCGGCATCGACGGCGCGGCGGCCTCCGCCGAGGAGGCGGCGGTGCACATCGTCGCGGACGGCCCGGACCGCGTCTAG
- a CDS encoding DUF6296 family protein, with the protein MDYPESYQLVFQSSAVEDDTVTVHRTAQSGAGGHPVYEDETGIVRAEISDHAEVRMLASGGHQRLGTPLVVRDAA; encoded by the coding sequence ATGGATTATCCGGAGAGCTACCAGCTCGTGTTCCAGTCCTCGGCCGTGGAGGACGACACCGTCACCGTCCACCGCACGGCACAGAGCGGAGCGGGCGGTCACCCCGTCTACGAGGACGAGACCGGCATCGTTCGCGCCGAGATCAGCGACCACGCGGAGGTGCGCATGCTGGCCAGTGGCGGCCATCAGCGCCTCGGAACGCCGCTGGTGGTACGGGACGCCGCCTGA
- a CDS encoding TerD family protein has protein sequence MITLKKEDGPADLDGVTHLSIGVSWDPTVGSSGGLMGKLKQKKGTDLDLIAIAMQGADPVRLAGLDSLDPLGNGSLLHSGDNQTGKGEGDDETVTVDFAKVPGNVTSIVFVAAAYKKGSSFQNARNVSIKVYDATGGSSQQVADIWPSLLTNDNGCAVAKAMRVGAGWKLQVINETGKIKQGDEHALMRFAISK, from the coding sequence ATGATCACGTTGAAGAAGGAAGACGGCCCGGCGGACCTGGACGGGGTGACTCACCTTTCCATCGGCGTCTCCTGGGACCCCACCGTCGGCAGCAGTGGCGGGCTGATGGGGAAGCTGAAGCAGAAGAAGGGCACCGACCTCGACCTGATCGCCATCGCGATGCAGGGCGCGGACCCGGTGCGCCTCGCCGGACTGGACTCCCTGGACCCGCTGGGCAACGGCTCGCTGCTGCACAGCGGTGACAACCAGACCGGGAAGGGGGAGGGCGACGACGAGACGGTGACCGTCGACTTCGCCAAGGTGCCGGGCAACGTGACGTCGATCGTCTTCGTCGCCGCCGCGTACAAGAAGGGCAGCTCCTTCCAGAACGCGCGCAACGTCAGCATCAAGGTCTACGACGCCACGGGCGGCAGCAGCCAGCAGGTCGCCGACATCTGGCCGAGCCTGCTCACCAACGACAACGGCTGCGCCGTGGCCAAGGCCATGCGCGTCGGCGCCGGCTGGAAGCTTCAGGTGATCAACGAGACCGGCAAGATCAAGCAGGGCGACGAGCACGCCCTGATGCGTTTCGCGATCAGCAAGTAA
- a CDS encoding DMT family transporter, translating into MIAVLFAVLTAVSNGSASVLQRRAALDVPQTGALRVSLIGHLLRRKVWLAGIGLVIVAAVCQAVALATGPISLVQPIFVIELPATLLLAAFLMRRRLPRSVWVGVAAVTVGLALGMATAAPGGGSESVRGAAWVPALILTGVFEAVLIAGALAARGNVRAALLATAAACGYALTAALMKDAMARLDDGGGAAALFGAWQLYAMAAAGVGALFLLQNALQAGTLVAVQPCLTLGDALISVLYGVTLFGEDVRTGWWVLPELLALALIAAGCVELARSPLATGDATGPARPRRVE; encoded by the coding sequence GTGATCGCCGTCCTGTTCGCCGTGCTGACCGCCGTCAGCAACGGCTCCGCGTCCGTGCTCCAGCGCCGCGCCGCCCTCGACGTGCCGCAGACCGGGGCGCTGCGGGTGTCGCTGATCGGCCATCTGCTGCGCCGGAAGGTGTGGCTGGCGGGGATCGGGCTGGTGATCGTCGCCGCCGTGTGCCAGGCCGTGGCGCTGGCGACCGGCCCGATCTCGCTGGTGCAGCCGATCTTCGTCATCGAGCTGCCGGCGACGCTGCTGCTGGCCGCCTTCCTGATGCGGCGCCGGCTGCCGCGTTCGGTGTGGGTGGGGGTGGCCGCCGTGACGGTGGGGCTGGCGCTGGGGATGGCGACGGCCGCGCCGGGCGGCGGCAGCGAGTCGGTGCGGGGGGCCGCGTGGGTGCCGGCGCTGATCCTGACGGGCGTGTTCGAGGCGGTGCTGATCGCGGGCGCGCTTGCCGCGCGGGGCAATGTGCGGGCCGCCCTGCTGGCCACGGCCGCCGCCTGCGGCTACGCCCTGACCGCCGCGCTGATGAAGGACGCCATGGCCCGGCTGGACGACGGGGGCGGCGCGGCGGCGCTGTTCGGTGCCTGGCAGCTGTACGCCATGGCGGCGGCGGGCGTCGGGGCGCTGTTCCTGCTCCAGAACGCGCTCCAGGCGGGCACGCTGGTCGCGGTGCAGCCGTGTCTGACGCTGGGCGACGCGCTGATCAGCGTCCTGTACGGGGTGACCCTGTTCGGCGAGGACGTACGCACCGGCTGGTGGGTGCTGCCCGAGCTGCTGGCGCTCGCGCTGATCGCGGCGGGGTGCGTGGAGCTGGCGCGTTCGCCGCTGGCCACCGGGGACGCGACGGGCCCGGCCCGCCCGCGCCGGGTCGAGTGA
- a CDS encoding winged helix DNA-binding domain-containing protein, with protein sequence MAVNRKTTTAGAAPAPVLTPRALGRATLARQLLLDRAEMSARDAVAHLVGLQAQNTEPPYYQLLARLQDFRPAELSALMESREVVRIASLRSTVHTHTADDALTLRPLVQPAVERELALFRKKLPGVDVDRLRELTRAYVEEAPRTPKEIRALLLAEWPDADPQALTIAARCVLPLVQVTPRGLWGRSGGVALTTADHWLGRAAQAAPDIDATALRYLGAFGPASVKDMQSWAGLTRLKEVFERLRPRLTTFRDEHGVELFDLPDAPRPAEDTPAPPRFLPEFDNVLLGHADRTRIIPAPFKGLNGVGNQNYGSVLVDGFFAAVWRLDTPRDAPAALTVQELRPLTAAERDALTQEAAGLVTTMTGAAAHDVRFARFVDLGR encoded by the coding sequence ATGGCCGTGAACAGGAAGACCACCACCGCCGGTGCGGCGCCCGCCCCCGTGCTCACGCCGAGGGCGCTCGGCCGGGCGACCCTGGCACGCCAGCTGCTGCTGGACCGTGCCGAGATGAGCGCACGGGACGCCGTCGCCCACCTCGTCGGCCTTCAGGCGCAGAACACCGAGCCGCCGTACTACCAGCTGCTGGCCCGGCTCCAGGACTTCCGGCCCGCCGAACTCTCCGCGCTGATGGAATCCCGCGAGGTCGTCCGCATCGCCTCCCTGCGCTCCACGGTCCACACCCACACCGCCGACGACGCCCTCACCCTGCGCCCCCTGGTCCAGCCGGCCGTCGAACGCGAGCTGGCCCTGTTCCGGAAGAAGCTGCCCGGCGTGGACGTGGACCGGCTGCGCGAGCTGACCCGCGCATACGTGGAGGAGGCGCCCCGTACCCCGAAGGAGATCCGGGCCCTGCTGCTCGCCGAGTGGCCCGACGCCGACCCGCAGGCCCTGACCATCGCCGCCCGCTGCGTGCTGCCCCTGGTCCAGGTCACCCCGCGCGGCCTCTGGGGCCGCAGCGGCGGCGTCGCCCTCACCACCGCCGACCACTGGCTCGGCCGCGCCGCGCAGGCCGCGCCCGACATCGACGCCACCGCGCTGCGCTACCTCGGCGCCTTCGGCCCCGCCTCGGTCAAGGACATGCAGAGCTGGGCCGGGCTGACCCGGCTCAAGGAGGTCTTCGAGCGGCTGCGGCCCCGGCTCACCACCTTCCGCGACGAGCACGGCGTCGAACTCTTCGACCTGCCCGACGCCCCGCGCCCCGCCGAGGACACCCCGGCCCCGCCCCGCTTCCTGCCCGAGTTCGACAATGTCCTGCTCGGCCACGCCGACCGCACCCGGATCATCCCGGCCCCGTTCAAGGGCCTCAACGGGGTGGGCAACCAGAACTACGGCAGCGTGCTGGTGGACGGGTTCTTCGCCGCCGTCTGGCGCCTGGACACCCCGCGCGACGCCCCCGCCGCGCTCACCGTCCAGGAGCTGCGCCCGCTCACCGCAGCCGAGCGCGACGCCCTCACCCAGGAGGCGGCCGGCCTGGTCACGACGATGACCGGCGCCGCCGCGCACGACGTCCGGTTCGCCCGGTTCGTCGACCTCGGCCGCTGA
- a CDS encoding response regulator transcription factor, protein MQAALLRLRRTSGLPVAFGGLLSGSRHARIAEVNGARTGALRGLMISSGSGLGGKSMALSRPCAVTDYRSSRHISHEYDTAVAAEGLRSVVAVPVVVRREVRGVLYGALREPLTLGDRTFDAAVAAARDVEQALAVRDEVRQLLAASRPEPAAGDTVAPGAWEDVREAHRELRALMPKVLDPALRDELAAVCGRLASATGTPAPGAREVRLAPREIDVLACVAAGATNAVAAERLGLRPETVKGYLRSAMRRLGAHTRLEAVVAARRAGLLP, encoded by the coding sequence ATGCAGGCGGCGCTGCTGCGGCTGCGCCGGACGAGCGGGCTGCCGGTGGCGTTCGGCGGGCTGCTCTCCGGCAGTCGCCATGCCAGGATCGCCGAGGTGAACGGGGCGCGTACCGGGGCGCTGCGCGGGCTGATGATCTCCTCCGGCAGCGGTCTGGGCGGCAAGTCCATGGCCCTGTCCCGGCCGTGCGCGGTCACCGACTACCGCTCCTCGCGCCACATCAGCCACGAGTACGACACGGCCGTCGCGGCGGAGGGGCTGCGCTCGGTGGTGGCGGTGCCCGTGGTGGTGCGGCGGGAGGTGCGCGGGGTGCTGTACGGGGCGCTGCGCGAGCCGCTGACGCTCGGCGACCGGACGTTCGACGCGGCGGTGGCCGCCGCCCGCGACGTGGAGCAGGCGCTCGCGGTACGGGACGAGGTGCGGCAGCTGCTGGCGGCGAGCCGTCCGGAGCCGGCCGCCGGGGACACGGTGGCGCCGGGTGCCTGGGAGGACGTCCGGGAGGCGCACCGGGAGCTGCGCGCGCTGATGCCGAAGGTGCTGGACCCGGCGCTGCGGGACGAACTGGCGGCGGTGTGCGGGCGGCTGGCCTCGGCGACGGGCACTCCGGCGCCGGGGGCGCGCGAGGTCCGGCTGGCGCCGCGCGAGATCGATGTGCTGGCGTGTGTCGCGGCGGGCGCGACCAACGCGGTGGCGGCGGAGCGGCTGGGGCTGCGCCCGGAGACGGTGAAGGGCTATCTGCGTTCGGCGATGCGCCGGCTGGGGGCGCACACCCGGCTGGAGGCGGTGGTCGCGGCCCGGCGCGCGGGGCTGCTGCCGTAG
- a CDS encoding AMP-binding protein produces MPETSATETFRAARNFLLRHRDDYDAACAGFQWPRSPHFNWALDWFDVIARDNDRTALHIVEEDGRRTEVSFAEMSARSDRAANWLRGQGVREGDRILVMLGNQVELWETALAAMKLRAVVIPATPLLGPADLRDRVERGRVRHVLVRDTDTGKFDEVPGDYTRVCVGAPTAGWLDYAAAADAPRAFTPDRETDADEPLMLYFTSGTTASPKLVEHTHVSYPVGHLATMYWIGLKPGDVHLNISSPGWAKHAWSNLFAPWNAEATVFIFNYTRFDAGRLMAEMDRSGITSFCAPPTVWRMLIQADLTQLKTPPREVVAAGEPLNPEVIEAVRRAWGVTIRDGFGQTETAVQVANTPGQVLKPGSMGRPSPGYRVVLLDPVSGEPGAAEGEISLDLSARPVGLMTGYHGDPERTAEAMAGGYYRTGDIGARDEDGYITYVGRADDVFKSSDYKISPFELESALLEHEAVVEAAVVPSPDPVRLSVPKAYVVLAEGWEPGPDTAKVLFAHSRSVLAPYKRVRRLEFAELPKTVSGKIRRIELRERTAQGGGTEYAEGDLA; encoded by the coding sequence ATGCCGGAAACGAGTGCGACGGAGACGTTCCGGGCGGCCCGGAACTTCCTGCTCCGGCACCGCGACGACTACGACGCCGCCTGCGCGGGCTTCCAGTGGCCCCGCAGCCCCCACTTCAACTGGGCGCTCGACTGGTTCGACGTCATCGCCCGCGACAACGACCGCACCGCCCTGCACATCGTGGAGGAGGACGGCCGGCGCACCGAGGTGTCGTTCGCCGAGATGTCCGCCCGCTCCGACCGGGCCGCGAACTGGCTGCGCGGCCAGGGGGTGCGCGAGGGCGACCGCATCCTCGTCATGCTCGGCAACCAGGTCGAGCTGTGGGAGACCGCCCTCGCCGCGATGAAGCTGCGCGCCGTCGTCATCCCGGCGACCCCGCTGCTGGGCCCCGCCGACCTGCGCGACCGCGTCGAGCGCGGCCGGGTCCGGCACGTCCTGGTCCGGGACACCGACACCGGCAAGTTCGACGAGGTGCCCGGCGACTACACCCGCGTCTGCGTCGGCGCCCCGACCGCGGGCTGGCTCGACTACGCGGCGGCCGCCGACGCCCCCCGCGCCTTCACGCCGGACCGCGAGACCGACGCGGACGAGCCGCTGATGCTCTACTTCACCTCCGGCACCACCGCCAGCCCCAAGCTGGTCGAGCACACCCATGTCTCCTACCCGGTGGGCCATCTGGCGACGATGTACTGGATCGGGCTCAAGCCCGGCGACGTCCACCTCAACATCTCGTCGCCCGGCTGGGCCAAGCACGCCTGGTCCAACCTCTTCGCCCCGTGGAACGCCGAGGCGACGGTCTTCATCTTCAACTACACCCGCTTCGACGCCGGCCGCCTCATGGCCGAGATGGACCGCTCCGGCATCACCAGCTTCTGCGCCCCGCCCACCGTGTGGCGCATGCTCATCCAGGCCGACCTCACCCAGCTCAAGACCCCGCCGCGTGAGGTCGTCGCGGCCGGCGAACCCCTCAACCCCGAGGTCATCGAGGCGGTCCGGCGCGCCTGGGGCGTCACCATCCGCGACGGCTTCGGCCAGACCGAGACCGCCGTCCAGGTCGCCAACACCCCCGGCCAGGTTCTCAAGCCCGGCTCCATGGGGCGGCCCAGCCCCGGCTACCGGGTGGTGCTGCTCGACCCGGTGAGCGGGGAGCCCGGCGCCGCCGAGGGCGAGATCTCGCTCGACCTGTCCGCGCGGCCGGTGGGCCTGATGACCGGCTACCACGGCGACCCCGAACGCACCGCCGAGGCGATGGCCGGCGGCTACTACCGCACCGGCGACATCGGCGCCCGCGACGAGGACGGCTACATCACCTACGTCGGGCGCGCCGACGACGTCTTCAAGTCCTCCGACTACAAGATCTCCCCGTTCGAGCTGGAGAGCGCCCTGCTGGAGCACGAGGCCGTCGTCGAGGCGGCGGTCGTCCCGTCCCCCGACCCGGTGCGCCTCTCCGTGCCGAAGGCGTACGTGGTGCTCGCCGAGGGCTGGGAGCCGGGACCGGACACCGCGAAGGTGCTCTTCGCCCACTCCCGCTCCGTGCTCGCCCCGTACAAGCGGGTGCGGCGGCTGGAGTTCGCCGAACTGCCCAAGACCGTCTCCGGCAAGATCCGCCGCATCGAACTGCGCGAGCGCACCGCCCAGGGTGGCGGCACCGAGTACGCCGAGGGGGACCTGGCATGA
- a CDS encoding AMP-binding protein encodes MTELSYAHGTGTTALLGDTVGRNLDRAVAAWPDREALVDVPSGRRWTYAEFGAAVGELARALLASGVAKGDRVGIWAVNCPEWVLVQYATARIGAVMVNINPAYRAHELAYVLKQAGISLLVASLAHRTSDYRALVDEVRADCPELRAVHYIGDASWDELVATAGRVTPERLAAREAELSCDDPINIQYTSGTTGFPKGATLSHHNILNNGYFVGELVAYTEQDRICLPVPFYHCFGMVMGNLGATSHGACIVIPGPSFEPAAVLSAVQQERCTSLYGVPTMFIAELNLPDFASYDLSSLRTGIMAGSPCPVEVMKRVVAEMHMAEVSICYGMTETSPVSTQTRRDDDLERRTGTVGRVMPHIEVKVIDPVTGVTLERGASGELCTRGYSVMLGYWDQPERTAESIDAGRWMHTGDLAVMREDGYVQIVGRIKDVIIRGGENIYPREIEEFLYRHPKIADVQVVGVPDERYGEEVLACVIPADPSDPPGLEEVRAFCEGQLAHYKIPRLLQILETFPMTVSGKVRKVELRENYRP; translated from the coding sequence ATGACCGAGCTGTCCTACGCCCACGGCACCGGCACCACCGCCCTGCTCGGCGACACCGTCGGACGCAACCTCGACCGGGCCGTCGCCGCCTGGCCCGACCGCGAGGCGCTGGTCGACGTACCGTCCGGGCGGCGCTGGACGTACGCCGAGTTCGGCGCGGCCGTCGGCGAACTGGCCCGCGCCCTGCTGGCGTCCGGCGTCGCCAAGGGCGACCGGGTCGGCATCTGGGCCGTCAACTGCCCCGAGTGGGTGCTCGTCCAGTACGCCACCGCCCGCATCGGCGCCGTCATGGTCAACATCAACCCGGCGTACCGGGCGCACGAGCTGGCGTACGTACTCAAGCAGGCCGGGATCTCGCTCCTGGTCGCCTCGCTCGCCCACCGCACCAGTGACTACCGGGCCCTGGTCGACGAGGTCCGCGCCGACTGCCCGGAGCTGCGCGCCGTCCACTACATCGGGGACGCCTCCTGGGACGAACTCGTCGCCACCGCCGGACGGGTCACGCCGGAGCGACTCGCGGCCCGCGAGGCGGAACTCTCCTGCGACGACCCGATCAACATCCAGTACACCTCCGGCACCACCGGCTTCCCCAAGGGCGCCACCCTCTCCCACCACAACATCCTCAACAACGGCTACTTCGTGGGGGAGTTGGTCGCCTACACCGAGCAGGACCGGATCTGCCTGCCGGTGCCCTTCTACCACTGCTTCGGCATGGTCATGGGCAACCTCGGCGCCACCTCGCACGGCGCCTGCATCGTGATCCCCGGCCCCTCCTTCGAACCCGCCGCCGTACTGAGCGCCGTGCAGCAGGAGCGCTGCACCTCGCTGTACGGGGTGCCCACGATGTTCATCGCCGAGCTGAACCTGCCGGACTTCGCCTCGTACGACCTGTCCTCGCTGCGCACCGGCATCATGGCCGGGTCGCCGTGCCCGGTCGAGGTGATGAAGCGGGTGGTCGCCGAGATGCACATGGCGGAGGTGTCCATCTGCTACGGCATGACGGAGACCTCGCCGGTGTCCACCCAGACCCGCCGCGACGACGACCTGGAACGCCGCACCGGCACGGTCGGCCGGGTGATGCCGCACATCGAGGTCAAGGTGATCGACCCGGTGACCGGGGTGACCCTGGAGCGCGGCGCGTCGGGCGAGCTGTGCACCCGCGGCTACAGCGTGATGCTCGGCTACTGGGACCAGCCCGAGCGGACCGCCGAGTCGATAGACGCGGGGCGCTGGATGCACACCGGGGACCTCGCGGTGATGCGCGAGGACGGCTACGTACAAATCGTCGGCCGCATCAAGGACGTGATCATCCGGGGCGGCGAGAACATCTACCCGCGCGAGATCGAGGAGTTCCTCTACCGCCACCCCAAGATCGCCGACGTGCAGGTGGTGGGGGTGCCGGACGAGCGGTACGGCGAGGAGGTGCTGGCCTGCGTCATCCCCGCGGACCCGAGCGACCCGCCGGGCCTGGAAGAGGTGCGGGCCTTCTGCGAGGGGCAGCTGGCCCACTACAAGATCCCGCGCCTGCTCCAGATCCTGGAGACCTTCCCGATGACGGTGAGCGGCAAGGTCCGCAAGGTCGAGCTGCGCGAGAACTACCGGCCGTAG